From a region of the Nothobranchius furzeri strain GRZ-AD chromosome 12, NfurGRZ-RIMD1, whole genome shotgun sequence genome:
- the LOC139062145 gene encoding uncharacterized protein: MSQPAQLRVIFADHDVHKVVLPSGIPETVDDLHSAIRDTFSIASDFRLHYEDADFGDEFFTLVSTTDIKDKDTIKIVFLQDQEPTVTLTLTDVTNMTDHPSEEHFLDTSSVSSNDTLILSSSEDSPGHRYQRWPVQFPIPRFSDLTEIKIQSVNERFQKDGTLLPTKDFIPLLPDILGKLAEAIYKYTAYPSSLQISEVAEALTLKHPCLKEPGSFNGSYGWAQRLKYKMNNFRSKLRGLGCPEVEVNSLKRKMTRDQYPAKNVKKPKKAEVNYLPPHAQGESSESLEKERVELLSEVMKKDNSRVVAQKMAKTFSLRREEIVKEAPAISDFMKRWPALFSKAQICEEFKRITTVSLESTFLARLDQCTPKLMALTQSKGGAAGLKMRQIKDMLLQDNTVEKRREIAIRCLIVYLGEKEEDLFKQYSDVEELNADLAMQVMKIAIIGDGPATIIVEGSKILEGIDAARSCALLMGVIYTLNLTYLKQLKFTFEVFQKLCLELDGQKASSKVMNLKFGIF; this comes from the exons ATGTCCCAACCGGCTCAACTTCGAGTGATCTTTGCAGATCACGATGTTCATAAAGTTGTACTACCATCTGGAATCCCTGAGACAGTAGATGACCTTCATTCAGCCATTCGTGATACCTTTTCCATTGCAAGTGACTTCCGTCTTCactatgaagatgctgattttggtGATGAGTTTTTCACCCTTGTTTCTACAACGGACATTAAGGACAAGGACACAATCAAGATTGtgtttctccaggaccaggagccTACAGTAACCTTGACCTTAACTGATGTGACCAACATGACTGATCATCCTTCTGAGGAACACTTTCTTGACACCTCATCTGTGTCAAGTAATGACACACTGATTCTTTCATCATCGGAAGATAGTCCAGGGCACCGTTACCAGCGTTGGCCTGTTCAGTTTCCGATTCCCAGGTTTTCTGACCTCACAGAGATCAAAATTCAGTCAGTCAATGAGCGCTTCCAAAAAGATGGGACTCTTCTCCCTACAAAAGATTTCATTCCACTGCTTCCTGACATCCTTGGAAAACTAGCAGAAGCTATTTATAAGTATACTGCTTATCCATCAAGTCTGCAGATCAGTGAGGTTGCAGAGGCCCTGACTCTAAAGCATCCCTGCCTGAAAGAACCAGGGTCCTTCAATGGGTCCTATGGATGGGCACAACGTCTAAAATATAAGATGAACAATTTCAGAAGCAAGCTTAGAGGTCTCGGCTGCCCTGAAGTTGAAGTAAACTCTCTTAAGAGGAAAATGACACGTGACCAATACCCAGCAAAGAatgtcaagaaaccaaagaaggctGAAGTGAACTACCTACCCCCTCATGCTCAAGGTGAAAGTAGTGAAAGTTTGGAAAAAGAGAGAGTCGAGCTACTGAGTGAAGTGATGAAAAAggacaactccagagtggtagctcAGAAAATGGCCAAGACGTTCAGCCTTCGTCGGGAGGAAATAGTGAAAGAGGCTCCTGCCATCAGCGACTTCATGAAGCGCTGGCCTGCGCTTTTTAGCAAGGCACAG ATATGTGAAGAATTCAAGAGAATAACAACAGTTAGCCTTGAATCGACCTTTCTGGCCAGGCTTGACCAATGCACCCCAAAACTGATGGCCTTGACCCAGTCAAAAGGAGGAGCTGCAGGCCTGAAGATGAGGCAGATTAAGGACATGCTTCTGCAG GACAACACAGTTGAAAAGCGCAGAGAGATTGCCATTCGCTGCCTCATAGTCTATCTTGGAGAGAAGGAGGAGGATCTTTTCAAACAATACAGC GATGTGGAGGAGCTCAACGCAGACCTTGCAATGCAAGTCATGAAGATTGCTATCATTGGTGATGGGCCTGCAACGATCATCGTTGAGGGATCCAAGATCCTGGAGGGGATTGATGCTGCCAGATCCTGTGCTTTGCTGATGGGAGTTATCTACACTCTGAACCTTACCTACCTAAAGCAGCTGAAATTTACCTTTGAGGTATTTCAAAAGCTATGCCTTGAGCTTGATGGACAAAAAGCCAGCTCTAAAGTAATGAATCTCAAGTTTGGTATTttctag